One window of Phycisphaeraceae bacterium genomic DNA carries:
- the ptsP gene encoding phosphoenolpyruvate--protein phosphotransferase, with translation MSTTLKFACDLKHGLHARPASLIAQIAEKAKSRVLVKKSGVAEADARSVLSVIALDIQPGDVWEISIDGADATTVSSEIDSLVRSHFGEKAGEDGEFIEAPARVPAALQRMGVQVVSGRPASPGIGRGAVVRVRSRSLEQSLADRAVEKPEDESRRFRRAIETAADEVERRLRRASGTSAELLAAHRLMLNDSELNAAVEQRIADGTGAERAVAQATEEFADRLKAANSTIIRERAADVHDLAIQILSAMGTEIGDEVPTLTEPSVVIADSLTPGQLLRFDASKLAGLVLGEVGLTSHVVILARSMGLPAIVGAPKQFLRAMAAQRMLVDGAFGFAVADPDERVLRLYGLDELAKSRRAEFLASFGTMGGKTRDGKSLEIGANASSAQDVGRAVAGGADGIGLFRTEFLYLGRTKAPTEAELFETFFGAARAAGGRPIVFRTFDIGADKPAPFLHLPFEENPFLGARGARLYRRHATLLRTQLRAIVRSSEVAPGTVRIMAPMITTVEEMKWFQAQVRAVEKNLANGGFTAPPLQVGMMIETPAVAASVASFAPHADFFSLGTNDLSQYWFAADRGNGEVAPLANELEPSFVRMLQRAVSDAHVAGKWIGICGEMASRTANLAILLALGLDEISVSGVSGAEMKHRLAGLSSDECKSALDAVLSNPHTQGGEWAGTLGAMGSHVSPIAVELIQLECAASTKEEAIREMVGILYSGGRTDRPGDLEEDVWAREAVYSTGLGFGFAVPHCRTKAVGSVSVAVGRLARPIEWGSNDGLPVRHVMMLAVPDGADAKAHLQVLAKLARKLVHEEFRGAVERVSDVRGMAELLKRELGL, from the coding sequence GTGTCCACGACTTTGAAATTCGCGTGCGACCTCAAACACGGGCTGCACGCCCGGCCGGCGAGCCTGATCGCGCAGATCGCGGAGAAAGCAAAGTCGCGCGTCCTCGTGAAGAAGTCGGGTGTTGCCGAGGCGGATGCGCGCAGCGTCCTCTCGGTGATCGCGCTCGATATCCAGCCGGGAGATGTCTGGGAAATCAGCATCGACGGGGCGGACGCGACAACGGTCTCGTCGGAGATCGACTCGCTGGTGCGCTCGCACTTCGGAGAAAAGGCCGGGGAAGACGGCGAGTTCATCGAGGCGCCCGCGCGGGTTCCCGCGGCACTCCAGCGCATGGGCGTACAGGTTGTTTCGGGCCGACCTGCTTCTCCTGGGATCGGGCGTGGGGCGGTGGTGCGGGTGCGTTCGCGTTCGCTCGAGCAGAGCCTTGCGGACCGGGCGGTCGAGAAACCCGAAGATGAATCGAGGCGATTTCGGCGGGCGATCGAGACCGCGGCGGACGAAGTAGAGAGACGGTTGCGACGAGCCTCGGGCACGAGCGCGGAACTGCTCGCGGCGCACCGCCTGATGCTGAATGACTCGGAATTGAACGCGGCGGTCGAGCAGCGGATCGCCGATGGAACCGGCGCGGAGCGCGCGGTGGCGCAGGCAACGGAAGAGTTTGCGGACCGGCTCAAGGCCGCGAACAGCACGATCATCCGCGAGCGCGCCGCGGACGTGCACGATCTCGCGATCCAGATTCTGAGCGCGATGGGCACCGAGATCGGCGACGAGGTTCCGACGTTGACGGAGCCATCGGTCGTCATCGCGGATTCACTGACGCCCGGGCAGCTTCTCCGGTTCGACGCTTCCAAGCTCGCCGGATTGGTGCTGGGCGAGGTCGGGTTGACATCGCACGTGGTCATTCTCGCGCGATCGATGGGCCTGCCCGCAATCGTCGGTGCACCGAAGCAATTTCTTCGCGCGATGGCGGCGCAGCGCATGCTGGTCGATGGCGCATTCGGGTTCGCTGTTGCCGATCCCGATGAACGCGTGCTCCGGCTCTATGGACTCGACGAACTCGCGAAGAGTCGGCGTGCCGAGTTTCTCGCTTCGTTCGGGACGATGGGCGGAAAAACGCGCGACGGCAAATCGCTCGAAATCGGCGCGAACGCGTCTTCGGCGCAGGATGTCGGGCGCGCGGTCGCGGGAGGGGCGGACGGCATCGGGCTCTTCCGCACCGAATTTCTGTATCTGGGCCGGACCAAGGCGCCGACGGAAGCAGAGCTCTTCGAGACTTTTTTCGGTGCGGCACGCGCGGCGGGCGGAAGGCCGATTGTTTTTCGCACGTTCGACATCGGCGCGGACAAGCCGGCGCCGTTTCTGCACTTGCCTTTCGAGGAGAACCCTTTTCTCGGCGCGAGGGGCGCGCGGCTTTACCGACGGCACGCGACCCTTTTGCGGACACAGCTCAGGGCGATCGTCCGCTCTTCGGAAGTCGCGCCCGGAACCGTGCGGATCATGGCTCCGATGATCACGACGGTCGAGGAAATGAAATGGTTTCAGGCGCAGGTGCGCGCGGTCGAAAAGAATCTCGCGAACGGCGGCTTCACTGCGCCGCCGTTGCAGGTTGGAATGATGATCGAGACGCCCGCGGTGGCGGCATCGGTCGCGAGCTTTGCACCTCACGCGGATTTCTTCAGTCTGGGGACGAACGACCTTTCACAGTACTGGTTTGCCGCGGACCGGGGGAACGGAGAAGTCGCCCCTCTCGCAAATGAACTCGAGCCTTCATTTGTACGGATGCTGCAGCGCGCGGTCAGCGACGCGCACGTTGCAGGGAAGTGGATCGGGATTTGCGGCGAGATGGCGTCGCGTACGGCGAATCTCGCGATTCTGCTCGCGCTCGGGCTGGATGAGATCAGTGTTTCGGGCGTGAGCGGCGCGGAGATGAAGCACCGGCTTGCTGGACTCAGTTCTGACGAATGCAAATCGGCGCTGGATGCGGTGCTTTCGAATCCGCACACTCAGGGCGGCGAGTGGGCAGGAACACTTGGAGCGATGGGATCCCATGTGTCGCCGATCGCGGTCGAACTGATCCAACTCGAGTGCGCGGCGTCAACGAAAGAAGAGGCGATCCGCGAGATGGTCGGGATTCTCTACAGCGGCGGCAGAACGGACCGGCCCGGAGATCTCGAGGAGGATGTCTGGGCGCGCGAGGCGGTGTACTCGACGGGATTGGGATTCGGCTTTGCCGTCCCGCACTGTCGGACGAAGGCTGTTGGCTCGGTTTCGGTCGCGGTCGGGCGGCTGGCGAGGCCGATCGAGTGGGGCTCGAATGATGGGTTGCCGGTGCGACACGTGATGATGCTGGCGGTCCCGGATGGTGCGGATGCCAAGGCGCACCTGCAGGTGCTCGCGAAGCTGGCGCGGAAGCTGGTGCACGAGGAGTTTCGCGGAGCGGTGGAGAGAGTGAGCGATGTCAGGGGAATGGCGGAGTTGTTGAAGAGAGAGTTGGGACTGTGA
- a CDS encoding chitobiase/beta-hexosaminidase C-terminal domain-containing protein translates to MDFKSKPTLYVVGYAHLDTEWRWAYPQTIREFIADTLHKNFDLFEKYPDYVFNFSGSRRYQMMKEYYPEEFEKLKGYVAAGKWFPCGSSVDENDANVPSAESFVRHILYGNRFFRGEFGIASQEFMLPDCFGFPAALPTLLNHCGIQGFSTQKLTWGSPVGIPFKVGRWIGPDDSEVLAALDPGAYVGQVKENLANSASWKARIDNNGKQSGVFVDYHYYGTGDTGGAPTPESVAMVEESVKTDGAIKVISGPADWMFRAIDAHPEMRAGLPTYKGELLLTEHSAGSITSQAYMKRWNRKNELLANAAETAATWAWWLTGEKYPAQRLEDAWTLVLGSQMHDILPGTSLPKAYEYAWNDEVIAGNLFSQVLTHAVDTLSAQMNTHTQGTSVLVYNPLGFARADAVDAEISWKSEWRAVRVIGPDEKDVPAQVASVENGVAHIVFAPNVQPMSLSVFDVRPIAREPGGQSGLRVSGRVLESGSLKVTIGENGDVVSVFDKAGNREVLAEPIRLALLYEKPRDWPAWNMDWADRQQPPRSFVGDGVGQTPDAPADISIAEDGPARVAIRVRREHEGSVFTQFVRLAGAGDRVEFETHIDWNTRERSLKQTFVLAASNPIATYDIQAGAITRDNNSAKRYENPSHQWFDLTDTSGKFGASVLSDSKYGSDKPDDRTLRLTMLYTPGVRGGYQDQGTQDIGRHEMLSALYPHAGDWSSAATVQQAARVNSPLRAFLVPKHDGKLGKQITLGSCDGAQVVALKKAEASDEVIVRLRETQGRQADARLSIGGGIASAKRVDGQERETASATVDGGALKAVLTPFSLKAFALKVNPADKASVPAISKPVALAFDTRVSTTNADRAAASIDNEGRSLAKEQLPRSVEVGGVSIAIGDGTNDAVTCKGQTVALPSSAGGTVYVLAAARDVDKDAEFRVGERTVPARVQSWRGYVGQWDNRLWKGDVPEMAFQWKNEWAGLEPGYVKPAPIAWFSSHYHTPKGDAHYQYSYIFAQAIEVPSGVQSLTLPNDADVLVFGATMAEGRSGGATAAWPLFDTLKDHKGGAVKVVASGDPNDAMTVRIVPELYWREGAMRYTTDGSDPTPSSRVYREPIWLSAPATVKAAMLDDDGKFGPVSSLDVKVHDTTAPTLVSVDACAGSRRIVLHFSEPVNERYAEVGQYSVGGESTVRGAKMTRDGCGIELELVSPLEPGKTYVLEANPVADRAPARNSMELKQELTVRGPVYSLESFAAGSPTLEIKDVKGLPVKGAQPWTINCFVKMEKQPENRTLIVGFGRTSKASGGDGRYLAKFSGGEHFWSHHGDLASKAALEVGKWQMLTATFDGKTVRLYKDGVLVGENEGELADDENVVRIAPLDPWEKERRFEGEIRAFTIWDSALTDDALKALHDEAKLP, encoded by the coding sequence GTGGACTTTAAGTCGAAGCCGACGCTGTATGTGGTCGGATATGCGCACCTGGATACGGAGTGGCGCTGGGCGTATCCGCAGACGATCCGCGAGTTCATCGCCGACACGCTCCACAAGAACTTCGATCTCTTCGAGAAGTATCCCGATTACGTGTTCAACTTTTCTGGGTCGCGGCGCTACCAGATGATGAAGGAGTATTACCCGGAAGAGTTCGAGAAACTCAAGGGGTATGTCGCGGCGGGCAAGTGGTTCCCGTGCGGGTCATCCGTCGATGAGAACGACGCCAACGTTCCGTCTGCGGAGTCGTTCGTGCGGCACATCCTGTACGGCAACAGGTTTTTCCGGGGCGAGTTCGGGATCGCAAGCCAGGAATTCATGCTGCCCGATTGCTTCGGGTTTCCCGCGGCGTTGCCGACGCTCCTCAATCACTGCGGGATTCAAGGGTTTTCAACGCAGAAACTGACGTGGGGTTCGCCGGTCGGGATCCCGTTCAAGGTCGGACGCTGGATCGGGCCGGATGACAGCGAGGTGCTCGCGGCACTCGACCCGGGCGCGTACGTCGGTCAGGTGAAAGAAAATCTGGCGAATAGCGCGAGCTGGAAGGCGCGCATCGACAACAACGGCAAGCAATCGGGCGTGTTCGTGGATTACCACTACTACGGTACGGGCGATACCGGCGGCGCGCCGACGCCCGAGTCGGTCGCAATGGTCGAAGAGAGCGTCAAGACCGACGGCGCGATCAAGGTGATCAGCGGGCCGGCAGACTGGATGTTCCGCGCGATCGATGCGCACCCGGAGATGCGCGCAGGTCTCCCGACGTACAAGGGCGAGCTGCTCTTGACCGAGCACTCGGCGGGGTCGATCACATCGCAGGCGTACATGAAGCGGTGGAATCGGAAGAATGAACTGCTGGCAAATGCCGCGGAAACCGCGGCGACCTGGGCGTGGTGGCTGACGGGGGAGAAGTATCCGGCGCAGCGACTCGAAGATGCGTGGACGCTGGTGCTCGGCTCGCAGATGCACGACATTCTGCCCGGGACGAGCCTGCCCAAGGCGTATGAGTACGCGTGGAACGACGAGGTGATCGCGGGGAATCTGTTTTCGCAGGTTCTGACGCACGCGGTAGACACGCTGTCGGCGCAGATGAACACGCACACGCAGGGAACAAGCGTGCTCGTGTACAACCCGCTGGGCTTTGCTCGGGCCGACGCCGTGGATGCGGAAATCTCGTGGAAGAGCGAGTGGCGCGCGGTGCGGGTGATCGGGCCGGATGAGAAGGATGTTCCGGCGCAGGTGGCATCGGTCGAGAACGGCGTGGCGCACATCGTCTTCGCGCCGAATGTGCAGCCGATGAGTCTATCCGTTTTTGATGTGCGGCCGATCGCACGCGAGCCGGGCGGGCAATCGGGCCTGCGCGTTTCGGGGCGGGTGCTCGAGAGCGGATCTCTGAAGGTGACGATCGGAGAGAACGGCGATGTTGTGTCCGTCTTTGACAAGGCGGGAAATCGCGAAGTGCTCGCCGAGCCGATCCGGCTGGCGCTGCTCTATGAGAAGCCGCGCGATTGGCCGGCGTGGAACATGGACTGGGCGGATCGGCAGCAGCCGCCTCGCAGCTTTGTCGGAGATGGAGTCGGCCAGACGCCCGATGCGCCCGCGGACATTTCGATCGCCGAGGACGGGCCGGCACGCGTGGCGATCAGGGTTCGGCGCGAGCACGAGGGATCCGTGTTCACACAATTCGTGCGGCTTGCAGGCGCGGGCGATCGCGTCGAGTTCGAGACGCACATCGACTGGAACACGCGCGAGCGCAGCCTCAAGCAGACGTTCGTTCTGGCGGCATCCAATCCGATCGCGACCTACGACATTCAGGCGGGAGCGATCACGCGCGACAACAACAGCGCGAAACGCTACGAGAATCCCTCGCATCAGTGGTTCGATCTGACCGACACTTCCGGGAAATTCGGGGCTTCGGTCTTGTCGGACAGCAAATACGGATCGGACAAGCCCGATGATCGCACGCTCCGCCTCACGATGTTGTACACGCCGGGCGTGAGGGGCGGGTATCAGGATCAGGGGACGCAGGACATCGGGCGGCACGAGATGCTTTCGGCTCTCTATCCGCACGCGGGAGATTGGTCGAGTGCCGCCACAGTGCAGCAGGCGGCGCGGGTGAATTCGCCTTTGCGGGCATTCCTCGTTCCCAAGCACGACGGAAAGCTGGGCAAGCAGATTACGCTCGGGTCTTGCGATGGCGCCCAGGTTGTTGCACTCAAGAAAGCAGAGGCTTCGGACGAGGTGATCGTGCGCTTGCGCGAGACTCAAGGGCGCCAGGCGGATGCGAGGCTTTCGATTGGAGGCGGCATCGCGAGCGCGAAGCGCGTCGATGGTCAGGAACGAGAAACGGCATCTGCCACTGTGGACGGTGGCGCTCTGAAGGCGGTGCTGACCCCGTTCAGCCTGAAGGCTTTCGCCCTGAAGGTGAATCCCGCCGACAAAGCATCGGTGCCGGCGATTTCCAAGCCGGTGGCTCTCGCGTTCGATACGAGGGTCTCGACGACGAACGCGGATCGCGCCGCCGCTTCGATTGATAATGAAGGCCGGTCGCTCGCGAAAGAGCAATTGCCGCGGTCGGTCGAAGTCGGTGGCGTTTCGATCGCGATTGGCGACGGAACAAATGATGCGGTGACATGCAAGGGGCAGACGGTGGCGCTGCCGTCGAGCGCGGGAGGAACGGTGTATGTGCTTGCCGCGGCACGCGATGTTGATAAGGACGCCGAGTTCCGGGTTGGCGAGCGGACCGTGCCCGCGCGCGTTCAATCGTGGCGCGGGTATGTCGGGCAGTGGGACAACCGGCTCTGGAAGGGTGATGTCCCGGAGATGGCGTTCCAGTGGAAGAACGAGTGGGCGGGGCTCGAACCCGGATATGTGAAACCCGCGCCGATCGCGTGGTTCAGCTCGCACTATCACACGCCGAAGGGCGATGCGCACTATCAGTACTCGTACATCTTCGCGCAGGCGATCGAGGTTCCGAGCGGCGTGCAGTCTCTGACGCTTCCAAACGATGCGGATGTGCTGGTTTTCGGCGCGACGATGGCGGAGGGGCGGAGCGGCGGCGCGACAGCTGCCTGGCCGCTCTTCGACACGCTGAAGGATCACAAGGGCGGCGCGGTGAAGGTCGTTGCTTCGGGGGATCCGAACGACGCGATGACCGTGCGGATTGTGCCGGAGTTGTACTGGCGCGAAGGGGCGATGCGGTACACGACGGACGGGAGCGATCCGACTCCGTCGTCGCGGGTCTATCGCGAACCGATCTGGTTGAGCGCGCCGGCGACCGTGAAGGCGGCGATGCTCGATGACGATGGGAAGTTCGGGCCGGTGAGTTCGCTGGACGTGAAGGTGCATGACACGACGGCGCCGACCCTTGTGAGTGTGGATGCGTGCGCCGGGAGCCGGCGGATCGTGCTGCACTTCAGCGAGCCGGTGAACGAGCGGTACGCGGAGGTGGGGCAGTATTCGGTCGGGGGCGAATCGACCGTTCGCGGCGCGAAGATGACGCGGGACGGATGCGGGATCGAGCTGGAATTGGTTTCGCCGCTCGAGCCGGGGAAGACGTATGTGCTTGAGGCCAATCCTGTGGCGGATCGTGCGCCGGCACGGAATTCGATGGAGTTGAAGCAGGAATTGACCGTGCGCGGGCCTGTGTATTCGCTGGAATCGTTTGCCGCGGGCTCGCCGACGTTGGAGATCAAGGACGTGAAGGGGTTGCCGGTGAAGGGGGCGCAGCCATGGACGATCAACTGCTTCGTGAAGATGGAGAAGCAGCCGGAAAATCGCACGCTGATCGTCGGGTTCGGGCGGACATCGAAGGCCAGCGGCGGAGACGGGAGGTATCTCGCGAAGTTCTCCGGTGGCGAGCACTTCTGGAGCCATCACGGGGACTTGGCGAGCAAGGCGGCGCTCGAAGTCGGCAAGTGGCAGATGCTGACGGCGACGTTCGACGGGAAGACCGTGCGGCTGTACAAGGACGGTGTGCTCGTCGGCGAGAACGAGGGAGAGTTGGCGGATGATGAGAATGTTGTCCGGATTGCGCCGCTCGATCCATGGGAGAAGGAGCGGCGGTTCGAGGGCGAGATCCGCGCGTTCACCATCTGGGATTCGGCGCTCACCGATGATGCGCTGAAGGCGCTGCACGACGAGGCGAAATTGCCGTGA
- a CDS encoding HupE/UreJ family protein yields MKWLARALVMIALGLGARVAIAHPAVRCAAVLKVDEQRRGTLTLHFDVLSFVLNEEPSKADDAALWRLVDGPDGAIRESLEEAAGRLARHAFVRADGTIVPVRMAAFPSAADLEKWKADVRTPGERPRLPWLADAVLAFDVPPSAGAIGVQFPEVLGDLVLAFESPGREAQAVPLAAGVRSEPFSLRDTGGEEPRHGGFGSFVRLGIEHIVPQGLDHMLFILGLFLASPRVKSLLVMVTMFTLAHSVTLALAATGIVVAPPRVIEPLIALSIAAVAIENIWSKSGKTEDGTHPQTPSLREGAPELRLRAIIVFLFGLVHGLGFASAFKEMELPRSVLVPALVGFNVGVEVGQLIVLCAAFAVIGWAARKSWYRSAVVIPASAAIACVGLYWAVTRMMG; encoded by the coding sequence GTGAAGTGGCTCGCTCGGGCGCTTGTGATGATCGCGCTCGGACTTGGCGCACGCGTGGCGATCGCGCACCCGGCGGTGCGGTGCGCGGCAGTTCTCAAAGTTGACGAGCAACGGCGGGGCACTCTCACCCTTCATTTCGATGTTCTTTCGTTTGTTTTGAACGAAGAACCTTCGAAAGCCGACGACGCGGCACTCTGGCGACTTGTCGATGGGCCAGACGGAGCGATTCGGGAGTCATTGGAAGAGGCGGCGGGGCGGCTGGCGCGACATGCGTTCGTGCGCGCGGATGGAACGATCGTTCCTGTTCGGATGGCGGCATTTCCGAGCGCAGCGGATTTGGAAAAGTGGAAGGCAGACGTGCGCACGCCGGGCGAGCGACCGCGCTTGCCGTGGCTCGCGGATGCGGTGCTCGCGTTCGACGTGCCGCCCTCGGCAGGGGCGATCGGTGTGCAGTTCCCGGAGGTGCTCGGCGACCTTGTCCTGGCGTTTGAGTCGCCGGGCAGGGAAGCGCAGGCGGTTCCGCTCGCCGCCGGAGTGCGGAGCGAGCCATTCTCGCTGAGAGACACCGGCGGGGAAGAGCCGCGGCACGGCGGCTTTGGCTCCTTTGTTCGCCTCGGCATCGAGCACATCGTTCCCCAAGGGCTCGATCACATGCTGTTCATACTCGGGCTGTTTCTGGCAAGCCCGAGGGTGAAGTCGCTGCTGGTGATGGTCACGATGTTCACGCTGGCGCATTCGGTGACGCTGGCGCTCGCCGCGACCGGGATCGTGGTTGCGCCACCGAGAGTGATTGAGCCGCTGATTGCGTTGTCGATCGCCGCGGTGGCGATTGAGAATATTTGGAGCAAATCGGGAAAGACAGAAGACGGCACCCACCCCCAAACCCCCTCCCTCCGGGAGGGGGCTCCTGAATTGCGACTGCGCGCGATTATCGTGTTTTTGTTCGGGCTTGTGCACGGGCTGGGGTTCGCCTCGGCCTTTAAGGAGATGGAATTGCCGCGGAGCGTGCTCGTGCCGGCGCTCGTGGGGTTCAATGTCGGAGTTGAAGTGGGGCAGTTGATCGTGCTGTGCGCGGCGTTCGCCGTGATCGGCTGGGCGGCGCGGAAGAGTTGGTACCGGAGCGCGGTCGTGATCCCGGCGTCCGCGGCGATCGCGTGCGTCGGGTTGTATTGGGCGGTGACGCGGATGATGGGGTAG
- a CDS encoding NAD(P)(+) transhydrogenase (Re/Si-specific) subunit beta — MSGEMRESLSNLGYIASSVLFILSLAGLSKQESARRGNALGILGMVIALLSTAVRPDFGGYGLLMAALVPGAIVGGVLARRVQMTSMPQLVAILHSFVGAAAVLVGLATYLGRHALMSDAEFKIHLAEIFIGVCIGSVTFTGSVIAFAKLQGSISGKPLILPARHLINLMMVVITVGLGVWFYRESGNATGHESHAGIWPLIIAIFVTGVLGAHSVMAIGGADMPVVVSMLNSYSGWAAAAAGFMLSNDLLIITGALVGSSGAILSLIMCRGMNRSLVSVILGGFGTGEGSGSGAPAAPQGEVRSIDTAGAADQLQRAKSVVIVPGYGLAVAQAQHALAEVVRSLQSRDIKVRFAIHPVAGRLPGHMNVLLAEADIPYDIVLEMDEINDDMPETDLVLVIGANDIVNPSAYEDPNSPIAGMPVIEVWKAGTVIVMKRGMASGYAGIDNPLFFRPNTLLLFGDAKKTVEGLRNALTQ, encoded by the coding sequence ATGAGCGGCGAAATGCGCGAAAGTCTCTCGAATCTCGGCTACATCGCCTCCAGCGTGCTCTTTATCCTGAGTCTCGCGGGCCTTTCGAAGCAGGAATCGGCGCGGCGCGGCAACGCGCTTGGCATCCTTGGCATGGTCATCGCGCTCCTCTCGACCGCCGTACGCCCCGATTTCGGCGGGTATGGCCTGCTGATGGCGGCGCTTGTTCCCGGCGCGATCGTCGGCGGCGTGCTTGCGCGACGTGTTCAGATGACCTCGATGCCGCAGCTTGTCGCGATCCTGCACAGCTTCGTCGGCGCCGCGGCAGTGCTCGTCGGCCTCGCGACCTATCTCGGCCGGCACGCGCTCATGAGCGACGCGGAGTTCAAGATCCACCTCGCCGAGATTTTCATCGGCGTCTGCATCGGCTCGGTCACCTTCACCGGCTCGGTCATTGCGTTCGCAAAGTTGCAGGGGAGCATCTCGGGCAAGCCGCTCATTCTCCCGGCACGTCACCTCATCAATCTGATGATGGTGGTGATCACCGTCGGCCTGGGAGTCTGGTTCTATCGCGAATCGGGCAACGCCACCGGACACGAATCCCACGCCGGCATCTGGCCGCTGATCATCGCGATCTTCGTGACGGGCGTGCTCGGCGCGCACTCGGTCATGGCGATCGGCGGCGCGGACATGCCGGTGGTCGTCTCGATGCTGAACAGTTACTCCGGCTGGGCGGCCGCCGCGGCCGGCTTCATGCTCAGCAACGACCTGCTCATCATCACCGGCGCGCTCGTCGGCAGCAGCGGCGCGATACTGAGTTTGATCATGTGCCGCGGCATGAACCGCTCGCTTGTCAGCGTGATTCTCGGCGGCTTCGGAACCGGCGAAGGAAGCGGATCAGGTGCTCCGGCGGCGCCGCAGGGCGAAGTCCGCTCGATCGATACTGCGGGCGCCGCGGACCAGCTTCAGCGCGCCAAATCGGTCGTCATCGTCCCCGGCTATGGGCTCGCGGTCGCACAGGCGCAACACGCGCTCGCGGAAGTCGTTCGCTCGCTCCAGTCGCGGGACATCAAAGTTCGCTTCGCGATCCACCCCGTCGCGGGCCGATTGCCCGGACACATGAACGTGCTTCTCGCCGAGGCGGACATCCCGTACGACATCGTGCTCGAGATGGACGAGATCAACGACGACATGCCCGAAACCGATCTCGTGCTCGTGATCGGCGCGAACGACATCGTGAATCCGAGCGCGTATGAAGATCCGAACAGCCCGATCGCAGGGATGCCGGTCATCGAGGTCTGGAAGGCCGGGACCGTCATCGTCATGAAGCGCGGCATGGCGAGCGGCTATGCGGGCATCGATAATCCGCTGTTCTTCAGGCCCAACACGCTGCTGCTCTTCGGCGATGCGAAAAAGACGGTCGAAGGCCTGCGAAATGCCCTCACGCAGTAA
- a CDS encoding Re/Si-specific NAD(P)(+) transhydrogenase subunit alpha — protein sequence MRIAIPKEIHAGEKRVAATPQTVMRLCKVGFEVTVQAGAGQNTDISDSAYQEAGATIVDDAKALWAGAGVVLKVRPPQTGGPHGIDETELIAPGTLLISFVWPAQNRDLLDKLAAKRVTALAMDCVPRITRAQKMDALSAMANIAGYRSVIEAAQHFPRFFTGQMTAAGKIDPAKVLVIGAGVAGLAAIGAARSLGAIVRAFDPRAATRDQVKSMGAEYLELHVQEEAEGKGGYAKEMSDSFLKAEMALFATQAMEVDVIITTALIPGKPAPKLITAGMVESMKPGSVIVDLAAEQGGNCAMTRPGEVVTHKGVTIVGYTDLPSRVASLSSQLYGATVAALLEEVWHEGVIRIEESDPVVRGAMVTHEGRVTWPPPPLPSPTPAPPPEPGVAANTARAEAASQGAIAAAPSVSSVWVWLILGAVVCVGIARVAPASFLSHFTVFVLACFVGWQVIWNVKPALHTPLMSVTNAISGIILIGGMLQLSGPADGPVFTAAAILGAIAILIATINVAGGFLVTQRMLAMFRRNS from the coding sequence ATGCGCATCGCGATCCCCAAGGAAATCCACGCCGGCGAGAAGCGAGTCGCGGCGACGCCGCAGACCGTGATGCGGCTGTGCAAAGTGGGCTTTGAAGTCACCGTGCAGGCCGGGGCCGGGCAGAACACCGATATCAGCGACAGCGCGTATCAAGAAGCGGGCGCGACGATCGTTGATGACGCAAAGGCGCTCTGGGCCGGCGCCGGCGTCGTGCTCAAGGTTCGGCCGCCGCAGACAGGCGGCCCGCACGGGATCGACGAAACGGAGCTGATCGCGCCGGGCACTCTGCTCATCAGCTTTGTCTGGCCAGCGCAGAACCGCGACCTGCTCGACAAGCTCGCGGCGAAGCGCGTGACGGCGCTCGCGATGGACTGCGTGCCGCGGATCACGCGCGCGCAGAAAATGGATGCCCTTTCCGCGATGGCGAACATCGCCGGATACCGCTCCGTCATCGAAGCGGCGCAGCACTTTCCTCGCTTCTTCACGGGTCAGATGACCGCGGCGGGGAAGATCGATCCGGCGAAAGTGCTTGTGATCGGCGCGGGCGTCGCGGGACTCGCCGCGATCGGCGCGGCGCGCTCGCTCGGCGCGATCGTCCGCGCGTTCGATCCGCGTGCCGCGACGCGCGACCAGGTGAAGAGCATGGGGGCCGAGTACCTCGAACTCCACGTCCAGGAAGAAGCCGAAGGCAAAGGCGGTTACGCCAAGGAAATGAGTGACTCATTCCTCAAGGCCGAGATGGCGCTCTTCGCCACTCAGGCCATGGAGGTCGATGTCATTATCACAACGGCGCTCATCCCCGGGAAACCGGCACCAAAGCTGATCACGGCCGGCATGGTTGAGAGCATGAAGCCGGGATCGGTCATCGTCGATCTCGCCGCCGAACAAGGCGGCAACTGCGCGATGACGCGCCCCGGAGAAGTTGTCACGCACAAGGGCGTGACGATCGTCGGTTACACCGATCTGCCCAGCCGCGTCGCGAGCCTTTCGAGTCAGTTGTACGGTGCGACGGTCGCGGCGCTTCTCGAGGAAGTGTGGCACGAAGGCGTGATCCGCATCGAAGAGAGCGATCCGGTCGTGCGTGGTGCGATGGTGACGCATGAAGGACGTGTGACATGGCCTCCCCCGCCGCTACCAAGCCCCACGCCCGCACCGCCGCCGGAGCCCGGTGTTGCCGCGAACACGGCGAGGGCCGAAGCGGCTTCGCAAGGCGCGATCGCCGCGGCACCGTCGGTCTCGTCAGTCTGGGTCTGGCTGATCCTCGGAGCAGTCGTGTGCGTCGGGATCGCCCGCGTCGCGCCCGCCTCGTTCCTGAGCCACTTCACGGTATTTGTGCTCGCGTGCTTTGTCGGCTGGCAGGTCATCTGGAACGTCAAGCCCGCGCTGCACACTCCTCTGATGAGCGTCACCAACGCGATCAGCGGCATTATCCTGATCGGCGGGATGCTTCAGCTTTCCGGCCCGGCCGATGGCCCCGTCTTCACCGCCGCGGCGATCCTCGGCGCCATCGCGATCCTCATCGCGACCATCAACGTCGCGGGCGGATTCCTCGTCACGCAGCGCATGCTCGCGATGTTCAGGAGGAACTCCTGA